One Phoenix dactylifera cultivar Barhee BC4 unplaced genomic scaffold, palm_55x_up_171113_PBpolish2nd_filt_p 000085F, whole genome shotgun sequence DNA segment encodes these proteins:
- the LOC103706196 gene encoding cell number regulator 2-like, with protein MYPPKPEPTYPPTMALPPTTGIPVSSANQYFAPTGPAAFQVHSQEPVPWSTGLCDCFDDCGNCCLTCCCPCITFGQIAEIADKGSTSCGVSGALYALVMWVTGCPCLYSCFYRSKLRAQYSLQESPCNDCLVHCFCESCALCQEYRELKRRGFNMAIGWRANVERQGQGQGQGATLPPGIQGGMSR; from the exons ATGTATCCGCCCAAACCAGAGCCCACTTATCCTCCGACGATGGCGCTGCCGCCGACAACAGGCATCCCTGTAAGCTCCGCCAACCAATACTTCGCCCCGACCGGCCCTGCCGCCTTCCAAGTCCATTCTCAGGAACCCGTTCCATGGTCCACCGGACTCTGCGACTGCTTCGACGACTGCGGCAACT GCTGCCTTACTTGTTGCTGCCCATGCATCACTTTTGGCCAGATCGCGGAGATTGCCGATAAAGGATCCACCT CGTGTGGTGTGAGTGGAGCGCTGTATGCGTTAGTAATGTGGGTGACGGGGTGCCCTTGCTTGTACTCGTGCTTCTATCGATCCAAGCTGAGAGCGCAGTACTCGCTGCAGGAGAGCCCTTGCAACGACTGCCTCGTTCACTGCTTCTGCGAGTCGTGCGCCCTCTGCCAGGAGTACCGTGAGCTCAAGCGCCGTGGCTTTAACATGGCCATTG GGTGGCGCGCGAACGTGGAGAGGCAGGGGCAGGGGCAGGGGCAGGGGGCGACCTTACCGCCAGGGATTCAAGGGGGAATGAGCCGTTGA